A stretch of Aspergillus nidulans FGSC A4 chromosome VI DNA encodes these proteins:
- a CDS encoding uncharacterized protein (transcript_id=CADANIAT00010308): MEVDISPPGGTRPATPLLGENSDPPSGPTTPTPLPRNSLKRRALFSPQKTPTAAPVPVSHTPQAPSICEQVGMVADDQLALLHDWKLAMTSLAKALDLTVSSLQGRPRDLARELAARFVTLAKQDSPQQISQMPVVAPPQPPRQMEQPNHPPTPEASKSPLNRQTSQPTTWASLTAPRTGQGNWQTIAPEHHMQAKQTAQRRLKQSNKTDHRIFLRLPASSSLRAIGPHGIRVTLAGKVPDGITQVQVISTGYAITTTEQGKAFLLSEKAASLAGDGYFEIPTEYHQVIVSRIPKQLWSLDGWIDTTIADISMEAERITGIKPLMAKLSKHPVERDSITAVIAFPKKLQHPLQLFGLSGLSRPTRPKQRPLQCTRCYRFHDTRACRSSDRCISCGSSKQDHNCHVQCINCCGPHAADFPKCPARPHVQRNIITRLSKDALAAIRKAGRLAFQQEQKKAESSKQQADTHSLPEPISPDITTIYTAGLTIINVYRPPNDPVAPAGAGSTPSTLSTLLGYTPPEITILAGDFNTRHPFWQPDTESHAVTPGATGLLDWLDAHELELRLEPGTPTRGPNTLDLVFSNIPLRALVEDHLKTPSDHATIGIILEQDEPSPIHKLGSTNWEKARTLASPPDPTLPINLLAEQLVQISQLAIQGASRYNTRRLPRTPWWTPELTDILHQTRYQQNPDYKQLRKAIVRAKAEYWKQQIEQATAPTDAFKLAKWIRHPDQLAAPPLNVQGGSGLYPRRAKQMPSSVTS, encoded by the exons atggaggtggatatctcccccccaggcggaacccgtccggcgactccgctcctgggtgaaaactctgaccccccctcaggacctaccaccccgacccccctaccccggaactccctgaagagaagggccttattctccccgcagaagactcccactgcagctccagtccctgtatcccataCGCCGCAAGCCCCGTCGATCTGCGAACAGGTcggcatggtagcagacgaccagctagcccttcttcatgattggaaactagccatgacctcccttgccaaagctctagatctaactgtctcctccctacagggccgcccaagagacctggcccgggagcttgcagccagattcgtcacccttgcaaagcaggactcccctcagcagatttctcagATGCCTGTggttgcacccccacagccacccagacagatggaacagccaaaccatcctcccactcctgaagcttccaaaAGCCCCCTGAACaggcaaacctcgcagcctacaacctgggcatccctaacagctccaagaactggccaggggaactggcaaactattgcccctgAACACcatatgcaagccaagcaaacagcacaacgaaggctgaagcagtcaaacaagactgaccaccgcatcttcctccgcctcccggcctcctccagcctccgagctattggaccacatggcatccgggtcacccttgctgggaaggttccggACGGGATCACACAGGTACAAGTAATATCAACCGGGTATGCAATcactacaacagaacagggcaaggctttcctactatcagagaaggctgcaagcctagctggggatgggtacTTTGAAATTCCAACAGAGTAccaccaggttattgtctcccggatcccaaaacaactctggtccctagatggatggatagatacAACAATTGCAGACATTagcatggaagcagagcgcattaCTGGCATTAAGCctctcatggccaagctctcaaaacacccagtagagagggactctatcacagcagtcatagcctttccaaaaaagctacaacaccccctgcaactctttggcttgtctggcctatcaaggcccactcgccccaagcaaaggcctttgcaatgcacccgatgcTACCGCTTCCAcgatacaagggcctgccGCTCTAGTGACCGAtgcatctcctgcggatcctcAAAACAAGATCATAACTGCCATGTacagtgtatcaactgctgcggcccacatgcagcagacttcccaaaatgcccagccagaccccatgTCCAGAGGAACATTATTACCCGCCTCTCGAaggatgctctagctgctatccgcAAGGCTGgccggcttgccttccaacaggaacagaagaaagctgaaagtTCTAAACAACAAGCAGACA cccattccctcccgGAACCTATCTCTCCGGAtatcaccacaatctacacggcaggccttactattatcaaTGTTTATCGGCCCCCTAATgacccagttgcccctgctggtgctggctcaacaccctctacactttccacactcctaggatataCCCCACCAGAGATcaccatcctagcaggagacttcaatacccggcacccattctggcagccagatactgagtctcatgctgtcacacctggcgcaacaggactattagactggcttgatgcccacgagctggaacttcgcctcgagccaggcacccctaCCCGTGGACCAAATACCCTAGACCTAGTCTTCTCTAACAtaccactaagggccctagtggaagaccatctaaagactccaagcgaccatgcaacaattggaataatactggagCAAGACGAGCCTTCTCCTATTCACAAGCTTGGCTCtaccaactgggagaaagccagaaccctggcaagcccgcctgacccaaccctaccaattAACCTACTAGCCgagcaactggtccagatatcccagctagCAATTCAaggcgcatcaagatacaatactcgcagactccccaggaccccatggtggactccagaactaacagacatactacaccaaacaagatatcaacaaaaccccgactatAAACAACTCCGGAAGGCCATCGtacgggcaaaggctgaatactggaagcagcagatcgaacaagccacagcacctacaGACgcattcaaacttgctaaatggATTagacatccagaccagcttgctgcccctcccctGAATGTACAAGGGGGCTCAGGTCTCTACCCCCGCAGGGCAAAGC